The following coding sequences lie in one Mucilaginibacter sp. KACC 22773 genomic window:
- a CDS encoding UDP-glucose dehydrogenase family protein — MKIAVIGTGYVGLVTGTCLAETGNEVICVDIVEEKVNKMRAGEMPIYEPGLDLLFTRNIKQERLTFTTNLAEAIEPAKVIFLALPTPPGADGSADLSYVLGAAKDIAKLITEYKVIVTKSTVPVGTADKVTAVLKANTNVPFAVVSNPEFLREGVAVEDFMKPDRVVIGTMDEKARQIMGDLYAPYVRQGNPILYMDERSSELTKYAANSFLATKITFMNEIANMCELVGADVDMVRKGVGADARIGKRFLFPGVGYGGSCFPKDVQALSKAAEENKYEFKILNSVMEVNETQKRRLVVKLREYYGTDGLKGKHFALWGLAFKPETDDIREAPALYIIEDLIAAGATVTAYDPEGMPNVKKLLGDKIEYSKDRYSALENADALLIVTEWPVFRTPDFDFMKEKLKAPVIFDGRNLYDLDRMKDYGFYYSSIGRKVVS; from the coding sequence ATGAAAATTGCTGTAATCGGTACTGGCTATGTTGGATTGGTAACCGGAACCTGCCTGGCCGAAACCGGAAACGAAGTTATATGTGTTGACATTGTAGAAGAAAAAGTAAACAAGATGCGTGCCGGCGAAATGCCGATTTATGAGCCAGGTCTCGATTTGCTGTTTACCAGGAACATAAAACAGGAAAGGCTAACGTTTACTACCAATCTTGCCGAAGCTATTGAGCCGGCAAAGGTTATATTTTTGGCCTTGCCTACGCCTCCGGGTGCCGATGGCTCTGCCGACCTGAGTTACGTGCTTGGTGCTGCAAAGGATATTGCAAAGCTTATTACCGAGTACAAGGTTATTGTAACTAAATCAACCGTACCCGTAGGTACCGCTGATAAAGTAACCGCGGTGCTAAAAGCCAATACCAATGTGCCTTTCGCGGTGGTATCAAACCCCGAGTTTTTACGCGAGGGTGTAGCTGTTGAAGATTTTATGAAACCGGATAGGGTAGTTATTGGTACCATGGACGAAAAAGCCCGCCAGATTATGGGCGATTTATATGCCCCGTATGTACGCCAGGGTAACCCTATCCTTTATATGGATGAACGCTCTTCCGAGCTTACAAAATACGCGGCAAATTCATTCCTGGCCACCAAAATAACGTTCATGAACGAGATTGCCAACATGTGCGAGCTGGTAGGCGCCGATGTGGATATGGTACGTAAAGGCGTAGGCGCCGATGCCCGTATAGGCAAGCGCTTCCTGTTCCCTGGTGTTGGCTATGGTGGCAGCTGTTTCCCTAAGGATGTGCAGGCCCTTTCAAAAGCAGCCGAGGAAAATAAATATGAGTTCAAGATCCTGAACTCGGTAATGGAAGTTAACGAAACACAAAAAAGACGCCTGGTAGTTAAGCTGCGCGAGTATTATGGCACCGATGGCCTTAAAGGCAAACACTTTGCCCTTTGGGGGTTGGCTTTTAAACCCGAGACCGATGATATCCGCGAAGCGCCGGCTTTATATATCATTGAGGACCTTATTGCTGCAGGAGCAACTGTAACCGCCTATGACCCGGAAGGCATGCCAAACGTTAAAAAATTGCTTGGCGATAAAATTGAATATTCAAAAGATAGGTATTCGGCCCTTGAAAATGCAGATGCGCTGCTGATTGTTACCGAATGGCCGGTTTTTCGTACCCCGGATTTTGATTTTATGAAAGAAAAGTTAAAAGCACCTGTTATATTTGACGGACGTAATCTTTACGATCTGGACAGGATGAAAGATTATGGTTTTTATTACAGCAGCATCGGACGTAAAGTAGTTAGTTAA
- a CDS encoding 3-deoxy-D-manno-octulosonic acid transferase — MILLYTIGLRFYFIAIYIASLFNQKASQWINGRKKQKLIRIDSSIWFHFASLGEFEQGRPILEAIKATYPGKKIVISFFSPSGYEIRKNTPLADFVYYLPLDTAKNAKQFIDAIQPEMAVFTKYEYWYHFFKETHKRQVPLYIVSGIFRPKQVFFKWYGGLHRKILSFVSHFFLQDEASKQLLQSIGITNATVSGDTRFDRVWANAQHPKEIPDVAEFINGQKVFIAGSTWPQDEALLAALPELYPDWKFIFAPHEIDEEKVKDLVNLLPAGSAIRYSELIQNSKLRSTLGHHEETTTGEKFKIQNQELTTQHSPLTTHNSATTLVIDNIGMLSSLYAYGSIAYIGGGFGVGIHNTLEAAAFGLPVIFGPNYQKFNEAKELIALKAGFSISDFNQLKGIVDTLVNDDAFYNITSKKAGNYVREHTGATQIILDHIITLPST; from the coding sequence ATGATATTATTATATACTATTGGGTTACGGTTCTATTTTATAGCCATTTACATAGCTTCACTATTTAATCAAAAAGCAAGCCAATGGATAAATGGCCGGAAAAAACAAAAGCTTATACGGATTGACAGCAGTATTTGGTTTCATTTTGCATCGTTAGGCGAATTTGAGCAGGGCAGGCCTATATTAGAAGCGATAAAGGCCACCTATCCGGGCAAAAAGATAGTGATTTCTTTTTTTTCGCCATCGGGCTACGAGATCAGGAAAAACACCCCCCTTGCCGATTTTGTGTACTATTTACCATTGGATACTGCAAAAAATGCCAAACAATTTATTGATGCCATACAGCCCGAAATGGCCGTTTTTACCAAGTACGAGTATTGGTACCATTTTTTTAAGGAAACGCATAAAAGACAAGTCCCCTTGTACATTGTATCGGGAATATTCAGGCCTAAACAGGTGTTCTTCAAATGGTACGGCGGCCTGCACCGCAAAATATTAAGCTTTGTAAGCCACTTTTTTTTGCAGGATGAGGCATCGAAACAGCTATTGCAATCCATTGGTATAACTAACGCCACCGTTAGCGGCGATACCCGCTTTGACAGGGTATGGGCCAATGCCCAACATCCTAAAGAAATTCCCGATGTTGCCGAATTTATAAACGGCCAAAAAGTTTTTATTGCCGGCAGCACCTGGCCGCAGGACGAAGCCTTGCTTGCCGCCCTTCCCGAGCTATACCCCGACTGGAAATTTATTTTTGCCCCCCATGAAATTGATGAGGAAAAGGTAAAGGACCTGGTTAATTTGTTACCGGCAGGATCGGCAATCAGATACTCCGAATTAATTCAAAATTCAAAACTGCGAAGCACTCTTGGACACCACGAAGAAACAACAACTGGTGAAAAATTCAAAATTCAAAATCAGGAGCTTACCACTCAGCATTCGCCACTCACAACTCACAACTCAGCCACCACCCTGGTTATTGATAATATCGGCATGCTTTCGTCCTTGTACGCATATGGCAGCATCGCTTATATTGGGGGAGGGTTTGGCGTGGGGATACATAACACGCTGGAAGCAGCAGCGTTTGGCTTGCCCGTCATCTTCGGCCCCAATTATCAAAAATTTAATGAAGCAAAGGAACTTATCGCTTTAAAGGCCGGGTTTAGCATCAGTGATTTTAACCAGCTTAAAGGCATTGTTGATACACTGGTTAATGATGACGCTTTTTACAATATTACAAGCAAAAAAGCAGGCAATTATGTAAGAGAGCATACCGGCGCAACCCAGATAATATTGGACCATATCATAACGCTGCCATCCACCTGA
- a CDS encoding beta-N-acetylhexosaminidase, with protein MKKLFLLLGCCGLHFLSFGQAPNNALSIIPEPVKVTQKTGKFVLPKIVVLETGNQAQLAPVIAYLKKKLGTAAGTAIAVKNIAPTASIKFVINKKNDPLIGAEGYNLSVTAKKVVIKANAPAGLFYGVQTFMQLLPKEIESKEFVKGIKWTAPAVDITDYPRFEWRGLMFDVARHFFTKAEVEQYIDNMVKYKLNLLHLHLTDDEGWRVEIKSLPRLTTVGAYNVKKVGQFGTFTPPAADEPRTYGGFYTQEDIKELVQYAKDRFVNILPEVDVPGHSLAAVVAYPELSCTPGADKYVVNSGEPFMNWNGPHNTAIVDNTLCPANENVYVFLDKVMTEIAQLFPFGYIHVGGDECAKNFWEQSEAIKALMVKENLKTQQEVQSYFEKRLEKIVESKGKKFMGWDEILEGGLGPNAAVMSWRGVKGGIEAAKMGHDVVMSPTTFAYLDYMQSDVNETKVYAKLRLNKTYEYEPVPDSVDAKLIKGAQANLWTEQVYNIRQAEYMTWPRGMAIAELVWSPKEKKSWPYFFGKVEKHFERFDEAETKYAPSVYDPSFSATKNPDNTLKITLTSEAPGLDIYYSFDNSFPDNFYPKYTAPIDAPKDATQLRVITYRGKKVIGRMTTMPLADLAKKAK; from the coding sequence ATGAAAAAATTATTCCTGTTACTCGGTTGCTGTGGGCTGCATTTTTTATCGTTTGGCCAGGCGCCTAATAATGCCTTGTCTATCATCCCCGAACCTGTTAAGGTTACTCAAAAAACGGGCAAATTTGTATTGCCTAAGATTGTTGTGTTGGAAACTGGCAACCAGGCCCAGCTGGCCCCTGTTATAGCGTACCTGAAAAAGAAGCTTGGCACTGCCGCAGGCACTGCTATCGCGGTAAAAAATATTGCACCAACAGCATCCATAAAATTTGTTATCAATAAAAAAAATGACCCGCTGATTGGTGCCGAAGGTTATAACCTATCGGTGACGGCAAAAAAAGTAGTGATAAAAGCAAATGCGCCCGCCGGTTTATTTTATGGCGTGCAAACTTTTATGCAGTTACTGCCAAAGGAAATAGAAAGTAAAGAATTTGTGAAAGGTATTAAATGGACAGCCCCCGCGGTTGATATAACCGATTACCCAAGGTTTGAATGGCGGGGCCTGATGTTTGATGTTGCCCGCCACTTTTTTACCAAAGCCGAGGTGGAGCAGTATATTGATAACATGGTAAAATACAAGCTTAACCTGCTGCACCTGCACCTAACCGACGATGAAGGCTGGCGGGTTGAAATTAAAAGCCTGCCCAGGCTAACTACAGTTGGCGCTTATAATGTGAAGAAGGTTGGTCAGTTTGGTACATTTACCCCGCCGGCTGCTGATGAGCCACGCACCTATGGGGGCTTTTATACCCAGGAAGATATAAAGGAACTTGTACAGTACGCCAAGGACCGCTTTGTGAATATTTTGCCCGAGGTTGATGTGCCCGGCCATAGCCTTGCCGCGGTTGTAGCTTATCCTGAACTGTCATGCACGCCCGGAGCCGATAAATATGTAGTAAACTCCGGCGAGCCGTTTATGAACTGGAACGGGCCGCATAATACCGCCATTGTAGACAATACCCTTTGCCCGGCCAATGAAAACGTATACGTTTTTTTGGATAAGGTGATGACCGAAATTGCCCAGCTTTTTCCCTTTGGTTATATCCATGTAGGTGGCGACGAATGCGCTAAAAACTTTTGGGAGCAAAGCGAGGCTATTAAGGCGCTGATGGTGAAAGAAAACCTGAAAACCCAGCAGGAGGTACAAAGCTATTTTGAAAAACGGCTTGAAAAAATAGTAGAATCAAAAGGGAAAAAATTCATGGGATGGGACGAGATATTGGAGGGCGGCCTTGGGCCTAATGCAGCTGTAATGAGCTGGCGGGGTGTTAAAGGCGGTATTGAAGCAGCCAAAATGGGTCACGATGTAGTGATGAGCCCAACAACATTTGCCTACCTGGATTATATGCAAAGCGATGTAAACGAAACCAAAGTTTATGCCAAACTACGCCTGAACAAAACTTATGAATATGAGCCGGTGCCGGATAGCGTAGATGCCAAACTGATAAAAGGCGCACAAGCCAACCTGTGGACAGAGCAGGTATATAACATACGCCAGGCCGAATATATGACCTGGCCGCGTGGTATGGCCATTGCCGAACTGGTATGGTCGCCTAAAGAGAAAAAAAGCTGGCCTTACTTTTTTGGCAAAGTTGAAAAACATTTTGAACGCTTTGACGAGGCCGAAACCAAATATGCGCCAAGTGTGTATGATCCTTCATTCAGCGCTACTAAAAATCCGGATAATACACTTAAAATAACCCTTACCAGCGAGGCACCCGGGTTGGATATCTATTATAGTTTTGATAACTCGTTCCCCGATAATTTTTATCCTAAGTACACGGCCCCTATTGATGCGCCTAAGGATGCCACGCAATTGAGGGTGATAACGTATCGTGGTAAAAAAGTAATTGGCCGCATGACAACCATGCCGTTGGCAGACCTGGCTAAAAAGGCAAAGTAG